The Populus nigra chromosome 14, ddPopNigr1.1, whole genome shotgun sequence genome has a segment encoding these proteins:
- the LOC133673053 gene encoding peroxisome biogenesis protein 22-like, with product MATETSKDELLQLIKRFSAYLTVKISNLFSFNTLDSRSVGAVAGLAVAIVFTWRLLRSNSGPQRRQPKRQASTTSSSAVTTQPNAVSISSGGVCSSSEDLRVQNAVDEFFQPVKPTLAQIVRQKLSEGRKVTCRLFEVILEESSPEELQIVSQATVRSSVLEVLLEITKFCDLYLMERVLDDESEQKILAALENAGVFTSGGLVKDKVLFCSTETGRSSFVRQLEPDWHIDTNPEILFQLARFIKYQLHVSPTRIERTAANVFSSPSLEQFFGCI from the exons ATGGCAACGGAGACATCAAAAGACGAATTATTGCAGCTAATCAAAAGATTTAGTGCTTATTTAACCGTCAAGATCTCAAATCTCTTCTCTTTTAATACCCTG GATTCACGATCAGTTGGGGCTGTTGCGGGGCTTGCTGTTGCGATAGTCTTTACATGGAGGTTGTTGAGGTCAAATAGTGGACCTCAACGAAGGCAGCCGAAACGGCAAGCTTCTACGACTAGTAGTTCTGCAGTGACTACTCAACCCAACGCAGTGTCGATATCTTCTGGGGGTGTTTGTTCATCTTCCGAGGATTTGAGAGTGCAAAATGCTGTTGATGAGTTCTTTCAACCAGTAAAA ccAACTTTGGCGCAAATTGTTAGGCAAAAATTGAGCGAAGGAAGAAAG GTCACATGTCGTTTGTTTGAAGTAATCCTTGAGGAAAGCAGTCCAGAGGAGCTTCAGATTGTGAGCCAAGCAACTGTGAGGTCCTCTGTGCTGGAAGTGCTGTTAGAAATCACAAAATTTTGTGATCTGTATCTCATGGAAAGAGTTCTTGATGATGAGAGTGAA CAAAAGATTCTTGCAGCTTTGGAAAATGCAGGAGTTTTCACTTCTGGTGGTTTGGTCAAAGACAAG GTTCTCTTTTGTAGCACAGAAACTGGACGGTCATCTTTTGTTCGACAACTAGAGCCAGATTGGCATATTGACACTAATCCTGAAATCCTTTTTCAGTTAGCT CGATTTATCAAATATCAGCTTCATGTTTCTCCTACTAGAATTGAACGGACGGCTGCAAATGTGTTCAGTTCTCCATCCTTGGAACAGTTCTTCGGATGCATATGA
- the LOC133673388 gene encoding zinc finger CCCH domain-containing protein 13 isoform X3, with translation MAERKLFKTKLCVLYRKGRCHRQNCSFAHGNAELRQSMPSRYGTRDYRGGDLRDKLDQRLSPKHQYSPGKDANRRDSFRGSSPSRSLEKSNDRKRRKKQQYDGQSDFSGSLKVSDRADDQVKERSSELKEMQSNINKLEHHKSELMIILEKKTEEADSLTSRIQELEAQLSAEKEECKRITSNIKKFVKAYKHYVRAQDELKRSEVRFKKLGDQLVSGTATDCNEEDSSIKIVNDGEINGHCAISAQNEMLKQNNSSPIEKSLGGKQYTAEKSTQGNLTNGGHQAETLRLRNEGKQKKGKGVSTSIPLDKTKGSCSVLHVPSTSMAARAIDNLVEIEMEENVEVVENISRGIVRGGATYEARSLPFSLPPPPPIHRNSHSKYEGEDENVDVGGLEEEMVDIDIV, from the exons atggcGGAAAGGAAGCTCTTCAAGACGAAGCTATGCGTATTATACCGAAAAGGTCGCTGTCATCGTCAAAATTGCTCTTTTGCTCATGGAAACGCCGAGCTTCGTCAATCCATGCCTTCTCGTTATG GTACGCGGGACTATCGAGGTGGTGACTTGAGGGATAAACTTGATCAAAGGCTTTCTCCTAAGCACCAGTATTCCCCAGGAAAAGATGCAAACAGACGAGACTCATTTCGTG GATCCAGCCCTTCCAGGTCTCTTGAGAAAAGCAA TGACAGAAAACGTAGGAAGAAACAGCAGTATGATGGCCAAAGTGATTTCTCTGGGAGTCTGAAAGTCTCAGATAGGGCAGATGACCAAGTTAAAGAAAGATCATCTGAG CTAAAAGAAATGCAGTCAAACATCAACAAGCTTGAGCACCACAAATCTGAATTAATG ATCATACTGGAAAAGAAAACTGAAGAAGCAGATAGTCTTACTTCTAGAATTCAGGAGCTTGAGGCTCAATTATCTGCAGAGAAAGAGGAATGCAAAAG GATCACTTCAAACATCAAGAAGTTTGTCAAAGCATATAAGCACTATGTGCGGGCTCAAGATGAACTTAAAAG GTCAGAAGTTCGATTTAAGAAGTTGGGAGATCAGCTTGTTTCTGGTACTGCAACTGATTGCAATGAAGAGGATTCAAGCATCAAAATTGTCAATGATGGAGAGATAAATGGTCATTGTGCAATCAGCGCACAGAATGAGATGCTAAAGCAGAATAATTCCTCTCCAATTGAGAAAAGTTTGGGTGGTAAACAGTATACCGCTGAAAAATCAACACAAG GCAATTTAACCAATGGTGGCCATCAGGCAGAGACTCTAAGACTGA GAAATGAAGGCaagcaaaagaaaggaaaaggtgtTTCCACCAGTATTCCCTTGGATAAG ACCAAGGGTTCATGCTCGGTGCTTCACGTACCATCAACCAGCATGGCTGCTCGTGCAATTGATAACCTAGTTGAAATTGAAATGGAGGAGAATGTTGAAGTGGTTGAAAATATTTCTCGGGGGATTGTTAGAGGAGGTGCTACATATGAGGCCCGAAGCTTGCCATTTTCACTCCCCCCACCTCCTCCAATCCATCGAAATTCCCATTCAAAG TATGAGGGTGAAGATGAGAATGTAGATGTTGGAGGCCTAGAGGAGGAGATGGTGGATATCGATATAGTCTGA
- the LOC133673388 gene encoding zinc finger CCCH domain-containing protein 13 isoform X1, translating into MAERKLFKTKLCVLYRKGRCHRQNCSFAHGNAELRQSMPSRYGTRDYRGGDLRDKLDQRLSPKHQYSPGKDANRRDSFRGSSPSRSLEKSNDRKRRKKQQYDGQSDFSGSLKVSDRADDQVKERSSELKEMQSNINKLEHHKSELMIILEKKTEEADSLTSRIQELEAQLSAEKEECKRITSNIKKFVKAYKHYVRAQDELKRSEVRFKKLGDQLVSGTATDCNEEDSSIKIVNDGEINGHCAISAQNEMLKQNNSSPIEKSLGGKQYTAEKSTQGNLTNGGHQAETLRLSKLSQFHSHPVQLNSNLEFGVVDNRNNSHFPIGNEGKQKKGKGVSTSIPLDKTKGSCSVLHVPSTSMAARAIDNLVEIEMEENVEVVENISRGIVRGGATYEARSLPFSLPPPPPIHRNSHSKYEGEDENVDVGGLEEEMVDIDIV; encoded by the exons atggcGGAAAGGAAGCTCTTCAAGACGAAGCTATGCGTATTATACCGAAAAGGTCGCTGTCATCGTCAAAATTGCTCTTTTGCTCATGGAAACGCCGAGCTTCGTCAATCCATGCCTTCTCGTTATG GTACGCGGGACTATCGAGGTGGTGACTTGAGGGATAAACTTGATCAAAGGCTTTCTCCTAAGCACCAGTATTCCCCAGGAAAAGATGCAAACAGACGAGACTCATTTCGTG GATCCAGCCCTTCCAGGTCTCTTGAGAAAAGCAA TGACAGAAAACGTAGGAAGAAACAGCAGTATGATGGCCAAAGTGATTTCTCTGGGAGTCTGAAAGTCTCAGATAGGGCAGATGACCAAGTTAAAGAAAGATCATCTGAG CTAAAAGAAATGCAGTCAAACATCAACAAGCTTGAGCACCACAAATCTGAATTAATG ATCATACTGGAAAAGAAAACTGAAGAAGCAGATAGTCTTACTTCTAGAATTCAGGAGCTTGAGGCTCAATTATCTGCAGAGAAAGAGGAATGCAAAAG GATCACTTCAAACATCAAGAAGTTTGTCAAAGCATATAAGCACTATGTGCGGGCTCAAGATGAACTTAAAAG GTCAGAAGTTCGATTTAAGAAGTTGGGAGATCAGCTTGTTTCTGGTACTGCAACTGATTGCAATGAAGAGGATTCAAGCATCAAAATTGTCAATGATGGAGAGATAAATGGTCATTGTGCAATCAGCGCACAGAATGAGATGCTAAAGCAGAATAATTCCTCTCCAATTGAGAAAAGTTTGGGTGGTAAACAGTATACCGCTGAAAAATCAACACAAG GCAATTTAACCAATGGTGGCCATCAGGCAGAGACTCTAAGACTGAGTAAGCTTTCCCAATTTCATTCACACCCCGTTCAGTTGAATAGCAACCTGGAATTTGGGGTGGTGGACAATAGGAATAACAGTCATTTTCCTATAGGAAATGAAGGCaagcaaaagaaaggaaaaggtgtTTCCACCAGTATTCCCTTGGATAAG ACCAAGGGTTCATGCTCGGTGCTTCACGTACCATCAACCAGCATGGCTGCTCGTGCAATTGATAACCTAGTTGAAATTGAAATGGAGGAGAATGTTGAAGTGGTTGAAAATATTTCTCGGGGGATTGTTAGAGGAGGTGCTACATATGAGGCCCGAAGCTTGCCATTTTCACTCCCCCCACCTCCTCCAATCCATCGAAATTCCCATTCAAAG TATGAGGGTGAAGATGAGAATGTAGATGTTGGAGGCCTAGAGGAGGAGATGGTGGATATCGATATAGTCTGA
- the LOC133673054 gene encoding cyclin-U1-1, whose amino-acid sequence MLGSGDLTSNLSRQSEPSPSESTTPRVLTILSLVIEKLVARNDKLVDDMDKKLDGVSSGLARVGKSLNVFHGVRAPNISIVKYLERLYKYTSCSPSCFVVGYVYIDRLTHKHPDSLVISLNVHRLLVTSVMVASKMLDDVHYNNAFYARVGGVSNAELNRLEMEFLFLLDFGVVVSSRVFESYCSHLEKEMMINGASQRIERAIVSNAVDDVTELSVEDTQSSSPPQGMD is encoded by the exons ATGTTAGGCTCTGGCGACCTCACCAGCAACCTCAGCCGGCAGTCAGAGCCGAGCCCGTCTGAGTCAACAACACCAAGAGTCCTAACCATATTATCTCTTGTGATAGAGAAGCTAGTGGCTAGAAATGACAAGCTTGTGGATGACATGGATAAAAAGCTAGATGGGGTGAGCTCTGGTTTGGCTAGGGTCGGGAAGAGCTTGAATGTGTTCCATGGTGTGAGGGCTCCTAACATAAGCATAGTAAAGTACTTGGAGAGACTTTACAAGTACACAAGCTGTAGCCCATCGTGTTTTGTGGTCGGATATGTTTATATAGACAGGCTGACACATAAGCATCCTGACTCTCTTGTGATTTCACTGAATGTACATAGGTTGCTTGTTACAAGTGTCATGGTTGCTTCTAAGATGCTGGATGATGT GCACTATAACAACGCATTCTATGCACGGGTTGGAGGTGTGAGCAATGCAGAATTGAACAGGCTTGAAATGGAATTCCTTTTCCTCTTGGATTTTGGGGTTGTGGTCAGTTCTCGAGTCTTTGAGAGCTATTGCTCGCACTTGGAGAAAGAGATGATGATAAATGGTGCGTCACAGAGAATTGAAAGGGCCATCGTCTCCAATGCTGTTGATGATGTTACAGAGTTATCAGTTGAAGATACTCAAAGTTCTTCACCCCCTCAAGGAATGGACTGA
- the LOC133673388 gene encoding zinc finger CCCH domain-containing protein 13 isoform X2 — protein sequence MAERKLFKTKLCVLYRKGRCHRQNCSFAHGNAELRQSMPSRYGTRDYRGGDLRDKLDQRLSPKHQYSPGKDANRRDSFRGSSPSRSLEKSKKRRKKQQYDGQSDFSGSLKVSDRADDQVKERSSELKEMQSNINKLEHHKSELMIILEKKTEEADSLTSRIQELEAQLSAEKEECKRITSNIKKFVKAYKHYVRAQDELKRSEVRFKKLGDQLVSGTATDCNEEDSSIKIVNDGEINGHCAISAQNEMLKQNNSSPIEKSLGGKQYTAEKSTQGNLTNGGHQAETLRLSKLSQFHSHPVQLNSNLEFGVVDNRNNSHFPIGNEGKQKKGKGVSTSIPLDKTKGSCSVLHVPSTSMAARAIDNLVEIEMEENVEVVENISRGIVRGGATYEARSLPFSLPPPPPIHRNSHSKYEGEDENVDVGGLEEEMVDIDIV from the exons atggcGGAAAGGAAGCTCTTCAAGACGAAGCTATGCGTATTATACCGAAAAGGTCGCTGTCATCGTCAAAATTGCTCTTTTGCTCATGGAAACGCCGAGCTTCGTCAATCCATGCCTTCTCGTTATG GTACGCGGGACTATCGAGGTGGTGACTTGAGGGATAAACTTGATCAAAGGCTTTCTCCTAAGCACCAGTATTCCCCAGGAAAAGATGCAAACAGACGAGACTCATTTCGTG GATCCAGCCCTTCCAGGTCTCTTGAGAAAAGCAA AAAACGTAGGAAGAAACAGCAGTATGATGGCCAAAGTGATTTCTCTGGGAGTCTGAAAGTCTCAGATAGGGCAGATGACCAAGTTAAAGAAAGATCATCTGAG CTAAAAGAAATGCAGTCAAACATCAACAAGCTTGAGCACCACAAATCTGAATTAATG ATCATACTGGAAAAGAAAACTGAAGAAGCAGATAGTCTTACTTCTAGAATTCAGGAGCTTGAGGCTCAATTATCTGCAGAGAAAGAGGAATGCAAAAG GATCACTTCAAACATCAAGAAGTTTGTCAAAGCATATAAGCACTATGTGCGGGCTCAAGATGAACTTAAAAG GTCAGAAGTTCGATTTAAGAAGTTGGGAGATCAGCTTGTTTCTGGTACTGCAACTGATTGCAATGAAGAGGATTCAAGCATCAAAATTGTCAATGATGGAGAGATAAATGGTCATTGTGCAATCAGCGCACAGAATGAGATGCTAAAGCAGAATAATTCCTCTCCAATTGAGAAAAGTTTGGGTGGTAAACAGTATACCGCTGAAAAATCAACACAAG GCAATTTAACCAATGGTGGCCATCAGGCAGAGACTCTAAGACTGAGTAAGCTTTCCCAATTTCATTCACACCCCGTTCAGTTGAATAGCAACCTGGAATTTGGGGTGGTGGACAATAGGAATAACAGTCATTTTCCTATAGGAAATGAAGGCaagcaaaagaaaggaaaaggtgtTTCCACCAGTATTCCCTTGGATAAG ACCAAGGGTTCATGCTCGGTGCTTCACGTACCATCAACCAGCATGGCTGCTCGTGCAATTGATAACCTAGTTGAAATTGAAATGGAGGAGAATGTTGAAGTGGTTGAAAATATTTCTCGGGGGATTGTTAGAGGAGGTGCTACATATGAGGCCCGAAGCTTGCCATTTTCACTCCCCCCACCTCCTCCAATCCATCGAAATTCCCATTCAAAG TATGAGGGTGAAGATGAGAATGTAGATGTTGGAGGCCTAGAGGAGGAGATGGTGGATATCGATATAGTCTGA